Proteins from one Telopea speciosissima isolate NSW1024214 ecotype Mountain lineage chromosome 1, Tspe_v1, whole genome shotgun sequence genomic window:
- the LOC122660460 gene encoding type I inositol polyphosphate 5-phosphatase 8 translates to METEHVKNKKFYWPKTVMRKWLNIKSRADEFHSDYAIKAAALGTSDRRRSCSDEDNYVFLPQEYSDHGWWTEGTERIKRPRFESDASDSTETQNLRMFVGTWNVGGKPPHEGLNLIESLNTPAPADIYVLGFQEIVPLNAGNVLGAEDEAPAARWLSLIRQALNNTNEKETEFGQNYTSATTEAEPRTCSPSGTGTTLNSGHPQLQQNPRVSFSNLLLSPLNEEKEEEEEDCLRRNSSSQESCSSNCDFKSCDEGFLPSTPGSPRRQSISSSSRSSDRDRDRNRNRMGGRYCLAASKQMVGLFLCVWVRADLNRHITNLKVSCVGRGIMGYLGNKGSISISMTLHQTTFCFVCTHLTSGEKEGDEVRRNSDVMEILKKTRFPPFPSPSHSYGVAALGQGFFPHTIMAHDKIVWLGDLNYRLSSSNGDTYELLQRNDWQALLEKDQLQIEQRAGRVFQGWEEGKIEFAPTYKYLANSDCYVAQYSSSTSTISSKEKRRTPAWCDRILWKGEGVKQMWYGRGESRFSDHRPVYSLFSVEVLDVASKSNSSTTTTTHHPCPSSSSRSSSSSAKAMSASRVARVQAEELLVARAHSCFESVSRYGDKMLSQVS, encoded by the exons ATGGAAACAGAGCATGTCAAGAACAAGAAG TTTTATTGGCCGAAAACAGTGATGAGGAAATGGCTAAATATAAAGAGCAGAGCCGATGAGTTTCATTCCGATTATGCCATCAAAG CAGCGGCTTTGGGTACAAGTGACCGGAGGAGGAGCTGCTCCGACGAAGACAACTATGTCTTCCTACCCCAAGAATACTCAG ATCATGGGTGGTGGACGGAGGGAACTGAACGTATTAAAAGACCAAGATTCGAATCTGATGCATCAGATTCTACAGAAACTCAAAACCTAAG GATGTTCGTGGGGACATGGAATGTAGGAGGGAAGCCACCTCACGAGGGTTTGAACTTGATCGAGTCTTTAAACACACCTGCACCTGCTGACATTTACGTTCTTGG GTTTCAGGAAATCGTCCCTTTAAACGCAGGGAATGTATTAGGGGCGGAGGACGAAGCTCCAGCTGCGAGATGGCTTTCCCTGATTCGCCAAGCTTTGAATAACACCAACGAGAAGGAGACAGAGTTCGGCCAAAATTACACAAGTGCCACTACTGAAGCCGAGCCCAGAACCTGTTCCCCTTCCGGTACCGGTACTACATTAAATTCCGGCCACCCGCAATTGCAGCAGAATCCCAGGGTCAGCTTCTCAAATCTGCTTTTGAGTCCGTTGAacgaggagaaggaagaggaagaggaggattGCTTGAGAAGAAATTCAAGTTCGCAAGAGAGTTGTAGTAGTAATTGTGACTTTAAATCATGCGACGAAGGCTTTCTTCCAAGCACACCAGGTTCGCCGAGAAGGCAGAGCATcagtagcagcagcagaagcagcGACAGAGATAGGGATAGAAATAGGAATCGAATGGGGGGTCGTTATTGCTTGGCGGCCAGCAAGCAGATGGTGGGGTTATTCCTATGCGTGTGGGTAAGGGCTGATCTGAATCGGCACATCACCAATTTGAAGGTCTCTTGTGTCGGAAGAGGAATCATGGGTTATCTGGGAAATAAG GGATCAATCTCCATCAGTATGACGCTGCACCAGACAACCTTCTGCTTTGTATGCACACACTTGACGTCGGGGGAGAAAGAAGGCGACGAAGTGCGGAGGAATTCCGATGTTATGGAGATACTCAAGAAGACGAGATTCCCtccctttccctctccctctcattcTTATGGAGTGGCTGCACTAGGACAGGGATTCTTCCCCCATACCATCATGGCCCATGA TAAGATCGTTTGGCTGGGGGACCTAAATTACCGTCTCTCATCCAGCAACGGCGACACTTATGAACTGTTGCAGAGGAATGACTGGCAAGCCCTCCTAGAGAAAGATCAG TTGCAGATAGAACAGAGAGCAGGAAGAGTATTTCAAGGTTGGGAAGAAGGGAAGATAGAATTCGCTCCTACGTACAAGTACCTGGCTAACTCTGACTGTTACGTTGCCCAGTATTCTTCATCTACTAGTACTATTTCTTCTAAAGAGAAACGTCGCACACCTGCCTG GTGCGATAGAATACTATGGAAAGGGGAAGGGGTGAAGCAGATGTGGTATGGGAGGGGTGAGTCCAGGTTCTCAGACCACAGGCCCGTCTACTCCCTCTTCTCAGTAGAAGTACTGGACGTGGCCAGCAAATCTAactccagcaccaccaccactacccatCATCCATGTCCTTCCTCATCGTCgcgtagcagcagcagtagcgcCAAGGCAATGTCAGCGTCGCGTGTGGCCAGGGTACAGGCGGAAGAACTCCTAGTAGCCAGGGCACACAGCTGCTTCGAGAGCGTCTCCAGGTACGGAGATAAGATGTTATCTCAAGTCTCTtaa
- the LOC122649131 gene encoding uncharacterized protein LOC122649131 isoform X2, whose translation MSFESKGFWVAKGPGCLTDGELAYDNPSRNEPKRAHQWFIDGNEPELFSNKKQAIESSNNKSVSGIANMGVSQWENTLNFQSVSGQFSDRLFGSETARAINFGGRNIQSVNAGNLNMRSKDVDEQFGNDPSVGLSISHTMEDPGSCLSYSGIRKVKINQVKDSDNGMCVSMGQIYNTGDNATMSMGHTYNRADERTISMGHTHTRGDESTISMGHTYSRADDSVILMGHTYSRGNDNTISMGRTFNRGDDNAISMGHTYNRGDDNAISMGHTYNRGDDNAISMGHTYSRVDDNTMSMGQSNSRGDENISMGQVYDKGNENTISMGHNYNKSEECTISMGHNFNKGEESTASIVHAYNKGDSNTISMGHIYDKGDNIISMGHIFNKGESTTISFGGYDEEPEINPSGGLISSYNLLMSQSSVQPLQSRGGKELVDSNADRFVSTAQLATSGSKAVPKNKTELKMSKKLSPNNFPSNVKSLLSTGMLDGVPVKYISWSRERELRGVIKGSGYLCSCQSCHSSKAVNAYEFERHACCKTKHPNNHIFFENGKTVYGIVQELRSTPQNLLFEAIQTVTGSPINQKAFCVWKESFKAATHELQRIYGKDELRQSQKELP comes from the exons ATG TCTTTCGAAAGCAAGGGCTTTTGGGTGGCGAAGGGTCCTGGTTGTTTAACTGATGGAGAGTTGGCTTATGATAACCCGTCCAGAAATGAACCAAAGCGTGCTCATCAATGGTTTATAGATGGTAATGAACCAGAGCTATTTTCTAACAAGAAGCAAGCAATAGAATCTTCAAATAACAAGTCGGTTTCAGGAATTGCAAATATGGGTGTTTCTCAATGGGAAAATACTTTGAATTTCCAGTCAGTCTCAGGGCAGTTCAGTGACAGGTTATTTGGATCTGAAACTGCAAGAGCTATAAATTTTGGTGGTAGGAACATTCAATCTGTCAATGCTGGGAATTTGAATATGAGAAGCAAGGATGTTGATGAACAATTTGGAAATGATCCGTCTGTTGGTTTATCTATATCTCATACAATGGAAGATCCTGGTTCATGTCTCAGTTACAGTGGTATCAGAAAAGTTAAAATTAATCAGGTCAAGGACTCTGACAATGGCATGTGTGTATCAATGGGACAAATATACAATACTGGGGACAATGCTACCATGTCAATGGGTCACACATATAATAGGGCGGATGAGAGGACTATATCAATGGGTCACACACATACTAGGGGGGATGAGAGTACCATTTCAATGGGTCACACCTATAGTAGGGCAGATGATAGTGTCATATTAATGGGCCACACCTATAGCAGGGGAAATGATAATACCAT ATCAATGGGTCGCACCTTTAACAGGGGGGATGACAATGCAATATCAATGGGTCACACCTACAACAGGGGGGATGACAATGCAATATCAATGGGTCACACCTACAACAGGGGGGATGACAATGCAATATCAATGGGCCACACCTATAGTAGGGTGGATGACAATACAATGTCAATGGGTCAGAGCAATAGTAGGGGTGATGAAAACATTTCAATGGGTCAGGTCTATGATAAGGGGAATGAGAATACTATATCAATGGGTCACAACTACAATAAGAGTGAAGAATGTACCATATCAATGGGTCACAACTTCAATAAGGGGGAGGAAAGTACTGCATCAATAGTTCATGCCTATAATAAGGGGGATAGCAACAC CATATCAATGGGTCACATCTATGACAAGGGGGATAATATCATCTCAATGGGGCATATTTTTAACAAGGGAGAGAGCACTACCATATCTTTTGGTGGCTATGATGAAGAACCAGAGATTAACCCATCTGGTGGGCTTATAAGCAGCTATAACTTGTTAATGAGTCAATCTTCTGTTCAGCCCTTGCAATCACGTGGTGGGAAGGAACTGGTTGATTCAAATGCAGATCGTTTTGTAAGTACCGCTCAGCTGGCAACATCTGGATCTAAAGCTGTTCCTAAGAACAAAACAGAGCTAAAAATGTCTAAGAAGTTATCTCCCAATAACTTCCCTTCAAATGTCAAAAGCTTACTATCAACTGGTATGCTAGATGGAGTCCCTGTGAAGTATATATCCTGGTCTCGAGAG AGGGAGCTTCGGGGAGTCATAAAAGGCTCTGGATATTTATGCAGCTGTCAGTCATGTCACTCGTCTAAG GCAGTAAATGCTTATGAGTTTGAGCGCCATGCTTGTTGCAAAACAAAGCACCCTAATAATCACATTTTCTTTGAGAATGGGAAGACAGTATATGGGATTGTTCAAGAACTAAGGAGTACACCTCAGAACTTGTTGTTTGAAGCAATTCAAACTGTGACAGGTTCTCCAATCAATCAGAAGGCCTTCTGTGTCTGGAAAG AATCATTTAAAGCTGCTACACATGAACTTCAGCGTATCTACGGGAAGGATGAGTTACGACAATCTCAAAAGGAGCTTCCTTGA
- the LOC122649131 gene encoding uncharacterized protein LOC122649131 isoform X1, with amino-acid sequence MSFESKGFWVAKGPGCLTDGELAYDNPSRNEPKRAHQWFIDGNEPELFSNKKQAIESSNNKSVSGIANMGVSQWENTLNFQSVSGQFSDRLFGSETARAINFGGRNIQSVNAGNLNMRSKDVDEQFGNDPSVGLSISHTMEDPGSCLSYSGIRKVKINQVKDSDNGMCVSMGQIYNTGDNATMSMGHTYNRADERTISMGHTHTRGDESTISMGHTYSRADDSVILMGHTYSRGNDNTISMGHPYSKGNDNSISMGRSYNRGDDNAISMGRTFNRGDDNAISMGHTYNRGDDNAISMGHTYNRGDDNAISMGHTYSRVDDNTMSMGQSNSRGDENISMGQVYDKGNENTISMGHNYNKSEECTISMGHNFNKGEESTASIVHAYNKGDSNTISMGHIYDKGDNIISMGHIFNKGESTTISFGGYDEEPEINPSGGLISSYNLLMSQSSVQPLQSRGGKELVDSNADRFVSTAQLATSGSKAVPKNKTELKMSKKLSPNNFPSNVKSLLSTGMLDGVPVKYISWSRERELRGVIKGSGYLCSCQSCHSSKAVNAYEFERHACCKTKHPNNHIFFENGKTVYGIVQELRSTPQNLLFEAIQTVTGSPINQKAFCVWKESFKAATHELQRIYGKDELRQSQKELP; translated from the exons ATG TCTTTCGAAAGCAAGGGCTTTTGGGTGGCGAAGGGTCCTGGTTGTTTAACTGATGGAGAGTTGGCTTATGATAACCCGTCCAGAAATGAACCAAAGCGTGCTCATCAATGGTTTATAGATGGTAATGAACCAGAGCTATTTTCTAACAAGAAGCAAGCAATAGAATCTTCAAATAACAAGTCGGTTTCAGGAATTGCAAATATGGGTGTTTCTCAATGGGAAAATACTTTGAATTTCCAGTCAGTCTCAGGGCAGTTCAGTGACAGGTTATTTGGATCTGAAACTGCAAGAGCTATAAATTTTGGTGGTAGGAACATTCAATCTGTCAATGCTGGGAATTTGAATATGAGAAGCAAGGATGTTGATGAACAATTTGGAAATGATCCGTCTGTTGGTTTATCTATATCTCATACAATGGAAGATCCTGGTTCATGTCTCAGTTACAGTGGTATCAGAAAAGTTAAAATTAATCAGGTCAAGGACTCTGACAATGGCATGTGTGTATCAATGGGACAAATATACAATACTGGGGACAATGCTACCATGTCAATGGGTCACACATATAATAGGGCGGATGAGAGGACTATATCAATGGGTCACACACATACTAGGGGGGATGAGAGTACCATTTCAATGGGTCACACCTATAGTAGGGCAGATGATAGTGTCATATTAATGGGCCACACCTATAGCAGGGGAAATGATAATACCATTTCAATGGGCCACCCCTATAGCAAGGGAAATGATAATTCTATATCAATGGGTCGCAGCTATAATAGGGGGGATGACAATGCAATATCAATGGGTCGCACCTTTAACAGGGGGGATGACAATGCAATATCAATGGGTCACACCTACAACAGGGGGGATGACAATGCAATATCAATGGGTCACACCTACAACAGGGGGGATGACAATGCAATATCAATGGGCCACACCTATAGTAGGGTGGATGACAATACAATGTCAATGGGTCAGAGCAATAGTAGGGGTGATGAAAACATTTCAATGGGTCAGGTCTATGATAAGGGGAATGAGAATACTATATCAATGGGTCACAACTACAATAAGAGTGAAGAATGTACCATATCAATGGGTCACAACTTCAATAAGGGGGAGGAAAGTACTGCATCAATAGTTCATGCCTATAATAAGGGGGAT AGCAACACCATATCAATGGGTCACATCTATGACAAGGGGGATAATATCATCTCAATGGGGCATATTTTTAACAAGGGAGAGAGCACTACCATATCTTTTGGTGGCTATGATGAAGAACCAGAGATTAACCCATCTGGTGGGCTTATAAGCAGCTATAACTTGTTAATGAGTCAATCTTCTGTTCAGCCCTTGCAATCACGTGGTGGGAAGGAACTGGTTGATTCAAATGCAGATCGTTTTGTAAGTACCGCTCAGCTGGCAACATCTGGATCTAAAGCTGTTCCTAAGAACAAAACAGAGCTAAAAATGTCTAAGAAGTTATCTCCCAATAACTTCCCTTCAAATGTCAAAAGCTTACTATCAACTGGTATGCTAGATGGAGTCCCTGTGAAGTATATATCCTGGTCTCGAGAG AGGGAGCTTCGGGGAGTCATAAAAGGCTCTGGATATTTATGCAGCTGTCAGTCATGTCACTCGTCTAAG GCAGTAAATGCTTATGAGTTTGAGCGCCATGCTTGTTGCAAAACAAAGCACCCTAATAATCACATTTTCTTTGAGAATGGGAAGACAGTATATGGGATTGTTCAAGAACTAAGGAGTACACCTCAGAACTTGTTGTTTGAAGCAATTCAAACTGTGACAGGTTCTCCAATCAATCAGAAGGCCTTCTGTGTCTGGAAAG AATCATTTAAAGCTGCTACACATGAACTTCAGCGTATCTACGGGAAGGATGAGTTACGACAATCTCAAAAGGAGCTTCCTTGA